GTTCCCGCGGCCCTGCGCTTCACCGTCTCAGACTCCGGCATCGGCATCGCCGGCGACAAGCTTGGCCGGGTGTTCGAGCGATTCACCCAGGCCGACTCCTCGACCACGCGCCGGTTCGGCGGTTCGGGCCTGGGCCTGACCATTTCCAAGCGCCTGGTCGAACTCATGGGCGGCCGTATCTGGGTGAGCAGCGTTGTCGATATGGGCAGCGTCTTCGCGTTCGCCGTGCCCTTCGAGGTGTGGATCGCGGCCAGCCGGCCGGTCAGCGCGCCGGTGGGCGTCGGCTCCGAAGCGCCGTTGCCGGAACTGCACATCCTGATGGCCGAGGACTCGCCCGACAACTGCACCATCGCGCTCGCCTATCTCGAGCACACCCCGTTCCACGTCGACGTCGCCGAGAATGGGATCATCGCGTGTGAGATGCTCAAGGCCGGCGACTACGACCTGGTGCTGATGGACCGGCAGATGCCCGCGATGGACGGCCTGACCGCCACGCGCACGATCCGCGCCTGGGAAAAGGCCCATGACCGGCCGCCGACCCCGATCATCGCCCTGACCGCCTCGGCTCTGAAGGGCGACCGGGAGACCTGCCTGGCCGCCGGCTGCACCGCCTATCTGACCAAGCCCATCAAGCAGGACGTGCTGCTGCAGGCCATTCTGGACTATTCGCGCAGCGCTTCGGCGCCTGTGGCGCACGGAGAGCCGGAAGCGGCGAAGCCGGCGCTCAGCGCCCGGATCACGGCCCAGATCCCGGCCTACCTCGACAGTTGTCGGCAACATGTCCTGACCATGCGCGAGGCCCTCAACCGCGAGGACTTCGAGCCGGTGACGATCCTGGGGCACAACATGCGCGGATCGGGGGGCGGCTTCGGATTCCAGGCCATCACCGACTTCGGCGCCGGTCTCGAACAGGCGGCGGAGGACACCGACGTGCTGGCGTCGCGCCGGCTGTTGGAAGATCTGTCCAGCTATCTGAGCCGTCAGGCGCCCGCCTAGTCCGCGGGCTGGCCGAACAACTCCTCATGCTTGGCGCAGATGGCCGGCCACAGGGCGCGCATCTCCGGCAGGTCGAGGCCGAACTCGCCGGCCAGGACCTCGACGAACGCGTCGGCGGTCTCGATCAAGGTCTGGGTCCGCTCGCCCGGCCGGATGCGGCGCAGGGTGCGGCCCAGGATGATCACCAGGCCGTCCGGGGTATGGCGCTGGACAATGGGAAACTGGGTGAAGATCGACTCCGGCGAGGTGCGCAGCCACTGGCAGGTGGTGTTCAGCGCCGCGTCGCTCGCCGTCTCCAGGGTGAAGTCGAAATAGGGCGCGCCACCCAGGGCATGATTGTGGAAGCGCCACCAGTCGGCGTCCAACGGCTCTAACCGGAAGTCGTAGCCGGCCACGCTCATTGGACCGGCGACCAGGGGCACAGGCTCGATCGTCCCGTCGCCAAAGCCGACATCGGCGATATAGGGCCGGTCCAGGTCGACCCGCAGCACCAGGTGGTTGCCGTGGCTGATCTCGCCGCGCTCGGTGCGTCCCACGGCCCCGGCCATGCGGGTGACCGAAAAGCCGATCTCGCCGAGCGCCCAGCCGAACAGGCCGTTCATCTCGTAGCACCAGCCGCCGCGCCGGCGGGTCACCAGCTTGTCGAAGGCGTGTTGCACGGTCACGTCGCCTGGACGACGCAGTTGCACGTCCAGGTTTTCGTAGGGGATGGCCAGCAGGTGGGCGCGGTGGATTGCCGTCAGCGTCTCGAGATCCACGCGCGGCGTGCTGTCGTAACCGATGCGGGCGAGATAGGCGTCGAGGTCCATGGGCGCTCCTCCTTATGCTCAAGCTAGGACGGCTGGCGCGGCGGCGCCACCTTGGCTAGGACGGAAGCCATGGACAATCTGACCACCGAATTCGCCTTCGAAGCCCTCGTCTCCATCGATGTGGCCACCAAGATCGGAGACACCGCTCTGGGCAAGCGACGGTTCATCGGCATCACCGGCGGGACCTTCAAGGGGCCCCGCATCGAGGGCGAGGTGATCCCGGGCGGGGCCGACTGGCAGACCGTGCGGGCCGACGGAGTCACGGTGATCGACGCGATCTACGCCCTGAAGACCACAGACGGGGCGGTGATCGCCGTGCGCAACCTGGGCCTGGTTTCCCCCACGCAGGATGGCGGCCGCTATGTCCGCACCAGCCCCACCTTCGACGCGCCCCAGGGGCCGCACGACTGGCTGAACAAGTCGATCTTTGTCGGCACGATCGGCGTGGCCGAGGGCGGCAAGGCCGTGCGGATCGGCGTCTACCGGGTGATCTAGGCCCGCTGGCGAGAACGCCCTGATCATTGGCGGATTCGCCCCTGGCGAGGGGGCCGCCCGGTTGGACATTCTGGCGGCTGTCCAGGAGGTCCCATGTCCCAAGTCGCCCGTCCCTTGAAGGTCCTGCTCGACCAAAAGCTGTCCCAGTTCGACGACACCTGGGCGCCCAAGATCATCGCCCGCTACAACACCAATGAGGTGCGCCTGGTGAAGGCGGAGGGCGAGTGGGTCTGGCATCGGCATGACGAGACCGACGAGCTGTTCCTGATCCTGGAGGGCGAGTTCGACATGGATTTCCGGGACGGCACCGTGGTGGTCCGGCCGGGCGAACTGCTGATCGTTCCGCGCGGCGTCGAACACCGTCCCGCCGCGCGCCGGGGCCAGGTCCGGCTCCTGCTGATCGATCCGGCAGGCACGCCGAACACCGGCGACACCCGCACCGCCACGCTTGCGGTAGACCTCTAGGGCGCGAGGCGAGCCGCCCTCAGTCCTTCTTCGTTGGCTCAGCCGCAGCGGCGCCGGCGATCAGGGCGACGATCTGCGGGCTGATGTTCTCCGTGCCCTTCTCCATCATGTGGGAGACGATCCGCGCGCCGACGGCGGCGCGGGTCTGGCTGGTGAACTCGGTCTTGTTGTCGCGCACCCAGTCCATGGAGGCCTTGCGGTTCACGTTGAGCTGCTGGAAGTGCGGGACCACATAGCGGGCGATCATCTCGTAAGAGCGCTGGGTGTCGGCCCAGTTGGCCCAGTTGTGGGCCATCATCAGATAGCAGCCGAAGCCGCCGCTCTCTTCCTTCAGCTGCTCGATGCGGGCGATGGCCTCGTCGGGCGTGCCCACCACGGCAGAGCCGAGGGCCAGATAGGCCTCCACGGGATCGCCGGCGAAGTCGTCGGGCACCATCGGCAGGTTGGCGATCTCGCGGAAGTAATAGATCCACTTCTCCAGGCCGAAGCGGACCTGTTCGATGGCCTTGTCCTTGGTCTCGGCGATGTGCATCTGGCCCACGAGCCGCCAGGCGTTGCGGTCCATGGTCGTGCCGTTGAGCTGCGCCATGTCCTCGGCGATGCCCCAGTTGGCGGCCAGCGCGTTGAAGCCGGCGGTGGTGGTGGCGCCCAGGGACAGCAGGCCCACCCCGTGCTTGCCGGCGGCGCGGGCCCCTGTCGGCGAGACCTGGCTGGCGACGGCGATCTCGACGGAGGGCCGCGAATAGGGGGTCATCTGCAGTCGGGCGTTGACCAGGCTGAACCAGTCGCTTTCGTGGCTGACCTCTTCGCCGCGCAGCAGGCGGACCAGGACGTCCAGGGCCTCGTCCATGCGGTCGCGCTGCTTGGCCACCGGGATGCCCATCATGAAGGCGTCGGAGGAAAGCGCACCCGGGCCGGCCCCGAACATCACCCGGCCACGGGTCATGTGGTCCAGCTGGTTGATGCGGTCGGCCAGCATCATCGGGTGGTGGTAGGGCAGGGAGGAGACCCCGGTGCCCAGCCTGATGTGCTTGGTGCGCTCTGCGGCCGCGGCGATGAACACCTCGGGCGAAGCGATCAGCTCATAGGCGGCCGAGTGGTGCTCACCGATCCAGGCTTCCTCGAAGCCCAGATTGTCCATGTGCTGCACCAGCTCCAGGTCGCGCTGGATGGCCAGCGTCGGGTTCTCATCCAGCGGGTGGAAGGGCGCGATGAAGGCGCCGAAGCGCAGTTTGGTCTCGAGAGTCATTTGGCCCTCCCTGGGTCTGTTGGGAGGACCTTAGCTGGGGTGACGTTCCGGCGCCTAGCGGCCCCGTACCTGGGCTTCGAAACCTAGCTGGCGGAGTCGCGCGCGGCTTCGAGGAACTTCAGCACCGAGAGCTCAAAGGCGCGCGACGACGTCGTGCCCTTCAGGGGCAGGACGCCGCGTTCATAGGATTCCAGCACCAGGGGATGGATGTAGGAGCCCTTGCAGACCGCCGCGGTGTTGCCCAGCAGGCCGGCGACGGCCTTCACGCAATTGGCCACATTGCGCTTGGCCTCGGCCGCGCTCGCGGCCGGCGGATGCATCACCAGGCCACGGGCGGCCGAGAGGGTGCCCGCCCAGGTGCGGAAGTCCTTGGCGGAGAAGTCGTCCCCCAGCACCTCGCGGATATAGGCGTTCACATCGGCGCTCTCGACGGCGCGGCGCTGGCCGTCCTCTCCGATGTACTGGAACAGGCGTTGACCGGGGATGTCCTGGCAGGCCTTGACGATGCGGGCAAGGCGGCGGTCGCGGAACCCGGTCTGGTGGACCTTGCCGCTCTTGCCGCGGAACTGGAAGACGGCGCCCGTGCTGGTCACCTTGGCGTGGCGGTCGCGCAGGGTGGTCAGGCCAAAGCTCTTGTTGGCCCGGGCATATTCCTCGTTGCCCACCCGGATCAGGGTGATCTCCATCACCGCCACCACGGCGGCCAGCACCTTCTCCCGCGGCAGGCCCCGGTGGGCGAGGTCGACCTCCACCCGCTTGCGCAGACGGGGCAGGGCGCGGCCGAAGGCGATGACCCTGTCGTACTTGATCCCCTCGCGGTCCTGCCGCCAGCCGGGGTGATAGCGGTACTGCTTGCGGCCTTTCTGGTCGCGGCCGGTGGCCTGGATGTGGCCCTGCGCCGAGGGACAGATCCAGACATCGGTCCAGGCGGGCGGGATCACCAGCTCCTTGATGCGGGCCAGCGTCGCGGGATCGGTGACCGCACCCCCCTCGGTGTCGCGGTAGTTGAAGCCGTCCTTGGCCGCGATCCGGGTGATACCGGTGTCGTCGTCATTGACATAGGTCAGGCCCACGGGGGTCGGGAGCGTGAGCTCGGCGGCGTCTCTGGCCATCTGTCGCCCTTTGGAAATCGGTGGGGACGTGGCACGTACGCCCCTCTGGCCGGTGAACGTGAGGCCGCCTCACCAAGTTCCGAAGTCGGACGGGAGACTTAAGTCTGTGAACTATCGCCACGCCTTCCACGCCGGGAACTTCGCCGACCTGGTCAAGCACGCCGCCCTGCTGCGGCTGATGGCGACTCTGACAAAGGGGTCGGGGTCGCTGACCGTGATCGACACCCATGCGGGGCGGGGGCTCTACGACCTGTCGGGCGCCGAATCCCAGCGGTCGGGTGAAGCGCAGGCCGGGATCGCCCAACTGATGAAGGCCACCGATCTGCCGGCCGCCTTCGGCCCGTTGCGGGCGGCGGTCAACAAGCTGAACAATAACGGGCCGACCAAGTTCTACCCCGGCTCGCCGCGCCTGATCGCCGACACCCTGCGCAAGAAGGACGTCTACATCGCCTGCGAACTGCGCGGCGAGGAGCACGCGGCCCTGCGCATGGCGCTGAAGGGCCGGACCGGGGTCGAGACCCTGTGCGCCGACGGCTATGACACCGCTGTCGCCCGCTGCCCGGCCAAGGGACCGGTGCTGGTGCTGATCGATCCCCCCTTCGAGAAGCCAGACGACTACACCCGCATCGTCGCCACCCTGAAGGCCATCGGCCGGCGCAACCGCGAGGCGGTGGTGATGATCTGGCTGCCCATCAAGGATCTGCAGACCTTCGACCATTTCCTCAACGAGGCGCAGGACGCCGGCATCGGCCCGCTGCTGGTGGGGGAGTGCCGGATGCGGCCGCTGACCGACCCCATGAAGATGAACGGCTGCGCCCTGGTGACGGCCCGTCCACCCGCCGACTTCGCCGCCTCCATGGAGCAAATCTGCCGCTGGACCGCCCAGACCCTGGGGCAAAATGGGCAGGGACGGATTTCGACCCTCTCGTAACGTTGATGTGCATCAAAGCGTCGCCCGCCGGTGTTATGTTGCAATGCACAATCAACTTCGGAGACGTTCCATGACCGCGCTTAAGCCGAACGAGTCCGTCACCCCTGCCGCGGCCCTGCATGTGCCGATCGGCGCGGCGTCGCCTCTCTGGTTCATGTTCACAGGCGCGGCCTCGGCCGGCGTCGCCTATTGGTGGATGACCCGTTGGTTGCGGCCGATGAACCTCGAGGCTCTGTTGCCGCCGCCCGCCGCCGACGCCGCGCCGGTGGAGGAGGCCGCCATCCTCATCGAGGCCTTCGTCGAACCGCTGATCGAAGCGGTCGAGCCTCTGCTGGAAGCCGGGGTGGTCGATCCTGACCCCGCGCCGGTCCCCGCGCCCGAGCCCGCCCCCAACCCGCTGGACACCCCGCCCATGGAGGCCGCCGCCGAGGCCGTGGCTCCAGCCGTCGAAGCCGCGGCGGAGGTCGTGGAGCCGACGCCCAAGCCAAAACCCAAGGCTGCGCCGAAGGCCTGAGGCTGTAGCGCGCCGCCGCGCCGCGCATTAAGGCTGGTCCTCAACAAGAGGGGACCTGCGTGCTGAAGCGAGGGCTGGACATCCTGGGCGCCACGGCGGGGCTGATCCTGCTGTCGCCCGTGCTGCTGGTCCTGGCCATCGCCGTGCGTCTGGAGACTCCAGGCCCCGCCCTGCACTGGTCGCGGCGGGTGGGGCGGCACAACGCCCTGTTTCCCATGCCCAAGTTCCGCAGCATGCGGACCGGCGCGCCCGACGTCGCCACGCACCTGTTGCCCGACCCGGCCTCCTGGATCACGCCACTGGGGGGCTTCATGCGCCGCACCAGCCTGGACGAACTGCCCCAGCTGTGGAGCGTGTTGGTGGGCGATATGAGTCTGGTGGGGCCGCGGCCGGCCCTGTTCAATCAGGATGACCTGATGGCCCTGCGCAACGCCGCCGGGGTCCAGGTCCTGAGGCCGGGTCTCACCGGCTGGGCGCAGATCCATGGCCGCGACGAGCTGCCGGTGCCAGACAAGGCCAGGCTGGACGCCGAGTACCTGGCCCGGCGTTCCACTCTTCTGGACCTCTGGATCATCCTGCGAACGGCGAAGACCGCCTTCTCCGGTCGAGGCGTTCGTCACTAGACGGACCTCTTCGGCGGCTCGCGCGTTCTGGCGGGACCCGGAGTTTCCCAGACCTTGTCAGCCGAACCGATCTACCAGCGCGCCCGCACGGGCCTGATCCGCGCCCGCGACGGCGCGGCGGCGGGCCTGCGCCGCGCTCAGGGCGCGATGCGGCCGGGTTGGGAGCGAGCGCGAACCCGCATCCGGGAGACGAAGTTCAAGCGCCCCAGCAACCGGGCGCTGGCCTGGACCGGTGGGATCGTGGCGACCCTGCTGGTCGCCATCGCCCTCTTCCTGATCCTGTTTGACTGGAACTATCTGCGTGGGCCCATCGGCCGCTTTGCTTCGGCCAAGACCGGCCGTGAGATCGTGCTGGCCGGCGACCTGAAGGTCCACGCCTTCTCGCTGAAACCCAGCGCCACGGTGCAGGGCATCCGCATCGGCAATCCCAAGTGGGCCGGCCCCGGTCAGACCGCCGACATCGCCAGCCTGGACGTCCAGGTGAAGCTTCTGCCGCTCTTCGTCGGCCAGGTGGTGCTGCTGAATCTGCAGCTGGACCAGGCCAAGGTTGATCTGCTGCGCGACCGCCAGGGCCGCGCCACCTGGGACTTCTCCAACGGCAAGAAGACCAACAAACCCTTCAAGATGCCGCCGATCCGGCGGTTCGTGATCAATGACGGCCACCTGAAGATCACCGACCAGAAGCGCAGGCTGGTGCTGAACGGTGAGGTCAACGCCACCGAGAAGATGGGCCAGACCGGCCGCGGCTTCCTGATGACCGGCGATGGCTCGCTGAACGGCAACAAGTTCCTGCTGCGGGTCCAGGGCGGCCCGCTGCTGAACGTCGATACGCACAAGCCCTATCCCTTCGACGCCGATATCCGCTCCGGCGCGACGCGGGTGACGGCCAAGGGCGCGATCCCCAAGCCTTTCGACCTCGGCGAGTTCTACATGGACACCACCGCCCAGGGGCCAGACCTGTCGGACCTCTATGACCTGACCGGCGTCGCCCTGCCCAACACCCCGCCCTACAAGCTGCATGGCCGGCTGTCTCGAGAGGGTCATCTCTACAAGATCGACGGCCTCGGCGGCCGGGTGGGCGACAGCGACCTGTCGGGCTTCATCTCCGTGGAGACGGGCGAGGAGCGCCCCTATCTGAAGGCCGACCTGAAGAGCCGCAGCCTGGACTTCGACGACCTGGCGGCGATCTTCGGCGGCGTGCCCTCTCGCAAGGCCGGCGAGACCGTCTCGCCTGAGCAAGCCGCCATGGGCAAGAAGATGGCCGCCCAGCGCCGCCTGCTGCCGGACTCCACCCTGGACGTCACCAAGATCCGCTCGCTGGACGCCGATGTCCGCTATCGCGCCACCAGCATCCATGACGCGATGCTGCCCCTGCGCGGCGCCGACGTCACGGTGAAACTGGATCACGGCCTGCTGAGCGCCAACCCGCTCACCCTGGACCTGCCGCAGGGCAAGATCACCGGCCAGGCGCACCTGAACGCCCGCAACGCCGTCCCTGTTACTGATGTGGACGTGCGGCTCTCCAACGCCCGCCTTGAACAACTCATCCCGGTGAAGGGCGAGCCCTTGGCCGGCAGCTTTGTGGGCCGCATCAAGCTGAAGGGCGCGGGCAATTCCGTGCACCGGGCCGCCGCCAATGCCGACGGTGAGGTCCTGGCCGTGGTCCCCAGCGGGGAGATCCGCGAGGCCTTCGCCGAACTGCTGGGCATCAACCTCACCAAAGGCCTGGGCCTGCTGTTCTCCAAGGACAAGGGCGCGGTGCCGATCCGCTGCGGCGTGGCCCATTTCCAGGCCAAGGGCGGCGTGCTGACCGCCGACCGAATTGTCTTCGACACCAAGCCGGTGGTGGCCACCGGCGGCGGGATCATCAACCTGGACAACGAAACCCTCAATCTGCGTATCCAGGGCCACTCCAAGGAGCTGCGCTTGGTGCGCCTGCTCTCGCCAATCACCGTGAAGGGCCCGATCCTTGGCCCCAAGGTCGGCATCGAGACCGGCAAGGTGGTGGCCCAGGGCGGCGTCGCTGTGGCCCTGGCCAGCGTCATCAACCCCCTGGCGATCCTGCTGCCCTTCATCGACCCGGGTCTGGCCAAGGACGCCAACTGCGCCGCCCTGATCGCCGACGCCGGCCGCGAAGGTGTTCCCTTGAAGACAACGCCGGCCAAGGTCGCGCGCCGCTGATCATTTCAGGGCGGTGACAAACCATCGGGCTCTGAAACCAACCCGCGATTGACGCGGCGTCGGTGCGCCCCTCAAAGTCAGGCTTCCTGTTTCAGATTGCGAAGAGGTCTTCCGATGGCTCGTCTCACCAAGCGCCCCCTGGGCCTCGTCCTGGGCGTGGCTCTCAGCCTGACGGCCATCGGCGGAGCGGCCGTCGCCGCGGTCTCCTTCGAGAAGGTGATCACCGAGCGCCAGAAGGGCCTGAAGGCCATGGGCGGCGCCTTCAAGACCATCAACGACAACCTCAAGACCGACGCGCCGGACGCCAAGCTGATCGCAGCCCAGGCCAAGATCGTGAAGGACGGGTCGCATCACATTCCCAAGTGGTTCCCGAAGGGCAGCGGCCCGGAGGCCGGTTTCAAGACCGCCGCCAAGCCGGAGATCTGGACCGACCCCGCCAAGTTCGCCGCCGCCGCCAAGGGCCTGCAGGTTGAGAGCGCCAAGCTGGAGACCATCGCCAAGGGCGGGAACATCGACGCCATCAAGGCCCAGGTGAAGGCCACGGGCGGCGCCTGCGGGACCTGCCACACGCCCTTCCGTGTGAAGTCCTAAGCGCTCATGAGCGAGACACCCTCGGCGCCCACCAAGCTCTGGGACCTGCCGACCCGGATCACCCACTGGTCACTGGCGGTGCTGATCGTCACGGCCTGGCTCAGCGGCGGCCAGCAGATGCAGATCCATGTCCTGGCGGGCTACGGGGTCATCGGCCTGCTGGTCTTCCGGCTGTACTGGGGCTTCTTCGGGTCGCAGACGGCGCGGTTCTCGCAGTTCGTGAAGGGGCCGGGGGCGACCGCCCGCTACCTTACGACCATGGGCAAGCGCACCGCGGCCGACCTAGTGGGTCACAGCCCAGTGGGGGCGATCAGTGTTGTCTTGCTATTGCTGGTAATGATCGTTCAGGCGGGGCTGGGCCTGTTCGCCACCGACATCGACGGCATCGAGTCAGGTCCGCTCTCGTACATGGTGGACTTCGACACCGGCCGCCTGGCCTCGGAATGGCATGAGCTGTCGTTTCGGGTGCTACAGGGGCTGGTGGTCCTGCACCTGGCGGCCATCGCCTTCTACGCCCTGTGGAAGCGCCAGAACCTGATCACCGCCATGATCACCGGCAAGCGCCGGTTCATCGGTCCCGCGCCCACGCTGACCTTCGCGCCGGCCTGGCGGTTCGTGCTGGGGGTGCTGATCGCGGTCGCCGCCGCCTGGCTGATCGCCAGAGGGCTGAAGCTTCCGAAGGTCTAGTGCATCGTGTCGGCGACGATCTCGAGCTTGTTGCCGTCTGGATCGAGCAGCACCGCGCCGTAATAGTCGGCCGCGATGTCGGGGTGCAGGCCCGCCACGCGGACCACGGTCGCGCCCTGGGCAAGGGCCGCGGCATAGGCCGCGTCCACCGCTGAGCGGCTGTTGGCGCTCAAGGCGATGTGGGTCCCGAGGCCGGCCACCTGACCGCCGGTCACCGGATAGAGGTAGAACTGCCGGAGGCCGCCCGGGCCGTAGGCCAGCTCGGCCTCGGCCGCGAAGGTGTTGGCGCAGCCCAGCGGGGCGAAGAAGGCGTCATAGAACCGGCGGGCGGCGGCCAGGTCGCGGACACCCACGGACAGATGATCGAACATGAGGAGTCTCCCGGCCAAGCTTCATCCCATAGGTGGGAAGCCCGGCCGGGATGGGCAAGCTTAGGCTGCGGCGCCCTTCAGGCAGGTGAGCCAGGCGTCTTCGCGGGCCTTCTCGGCGTCGCGCAGAGTGGTTTCGGCATCACGGACGGCGGCGTCGTGCTTGCGCCATTC
The sequence above is drawn from the Phenylobacterium glaciei genome and encodes:
- a CDS encoding cytochrome b/b6 domain-containing protein, yielding MSETPSAPTKLWDLPTRITHWSLAVLIVTAWLSGGQQMQIHVLAGYGVIGLLVFRLYWGFFGSQTARFSQFVKGPGATARYLTTMGKRTAADLVGHSPVGAISVVLLLLVMIVQAGLGLFATDIDGIESGPLSYMVDFDTGRLASEWHELSFRVLQGLVVLHLAAIAFYALWKRQNLITAMITGKRRFIGPAPTLTFAPAWRFVLGVLIAVAAAWLIARGLKLPKV
- a CDS encoding arylamine N-acetyltransferase family protein → MDLDAYLARIGYDSTPRVDLETLTAIHRAHLLAIPYENLDVQLRRPGDVTVQHAFDKLVTRRRGGWCYEMNGLFGWALGEIGFSVTRMAGAVGRTERGEISHGNHLVLRVDLDRPYIADVGFGDGTIEPVPLVAGPMSVAGYDFRLEPLDADWWRFHNHALGGAPYFDFTLETASDAALNTTCQWLRTSPESIFTQFPIVQRHTPDGLVIILGRTLRRIRPGERTQTLIETADAFVEVLAGEFGLDLPEMRALWPAICAKHEELFGQPAD
- a CDS encoding LLM class flavin-dependent oxidoreductase, with the protein product MTLETKLRFGAFIAPFHPLDENPTLAIQRDLELVQHMDNLGFEEAWIGEHHSAAYELIASPEVFIAAAAERTKHIRLGTGVSSLPYHHPMMLADRINQLDHMTRGRVMFGAGPGALSSDAFMMGIPVAKQRDRMDEALDVLVRLLRGEEVSHESDWFSLVNARLQMTPYSRPSVEIAVASQVSPTGARAAGKHGVGLLSLGATTTAGFNALAANWGIAEDMAQLNGTTMDRNAWRLVGQMHIAETKDKAIEQVRFGLEKWIYYFREIANLPMVPDDFAGDPVEAYLALGSAVVGTPDEAIARIEQLKEESGGFGCYLMMAHNWANWADTQRSYEMIARYVVPHFQQLNVNRKASMDWVRDNKTEFTSQTRAAVGARIVSHMMEKGTENISPQIVALIAGAAAAEPTKKD
- the rlmJ gene encoding 23S rRNA (adenine(2030)-N(6))-methyltransferase RlmJ, whose product is MNYRHAFHAGNFADLVKHAALLRLMATLTKGSGSLTVIDTHAGRGLYDLSGAESQRSGEAQAGIAQLMKATDLPAAFGPLRAAVNKLNNNGPTKFYPGSPRLIADTLRKKDVYIACELRGEEHAALRMALKGRTGVETLCADGYDTAVARCPAKGPVLVLIDPPFEKPDDYTRIVATLKAIGRRNREAVVMIWLPIKDLQTFDHFLNEAQDAGIGPLLVGECRMRPLTDPMKMNGCALVTARPPADFAASMEQICRWTAQTLGQNGQGRISTLS
- a CDS encoding c-type cytochrome, with product MARLTKRPLGLVLGVALSLTAIGGAAVAAVSFEKVITERQKGLKAMGGAFKTINDNLKTDAPDAKLIAAQAKIVKDGSHHIPKWFPKGSGPEAGFKTAAKPEIWTDPAKFAAAAKGLQVESAKLETIAKGGNIDAIKAQVKATGGACGTCHTPFRVKS
- a CDS encoding DUF3237 family protein — encoded protein: MDNLTTEFAFEALVSIDVATKIGDTALGKRRFIGITGGTFKGPRIEGEVIPGGADWQTVRADGVTVIDAIYALKTTDGAVIAVRNLGLVSPTQDGGRYVRTSPTFDAPQGPHDWLNKSIFVGTIGVAEGGKAVRIGVYRVI
- a CDS encoding AsmA family protein, whose amino-acid sequence is MSAEPIYQRARTGLIRARDGAAAGLRRAQGAMRPGWERARTRIRETKFKRPSNRALAWTGGIVATLLVAIALFLILFDWNYLRGPIGRFASAKTGREIVLAGDLKVHAFSLKPSATVQGIRIGNPKWAGPGQTADIASLDVQVKLLPLFVGQVVLLNLQLDQAKVDLLRDRQGRATWDFSNGKKTNKPFKMPPIRRFVINDGHLKITDQKRRLVLNGEVNATEKMGQTGRGFLMTGDGSLNGNKFLLRVQGGPLLNVDTHKPYPFDADIRSGATRVTAKGAIPKPFDLGEFYMDTTAQGPDLSDLYDLTGVALPNTPPYKLHGRLSREGHLYKIDGLGGRVGDSDLSGFISVETGEERPYLKADLKSRSLDFDDLAAIFGGVPSRKAGETVSPEQAAMGKKMAAQRRLLPDSTLDVTKIRSLDADVRYRATSIHDAMLPLRGADVTVKLDHGLLSANPLTLDLPQGKITGQAHLNARNAVPVTDVDVRLSNARLEQLIPVKGEPLAGSFVGRIKLKGAGNSVHRAAANADGEVLAVVPSGEIREAFAELLGINLTKGLGLLFSKDKGAVPIRCGVAHFQAKGGVLTADRIVFDTKPVVATGGGIINLDNETLNLRIQGHSKELRLVRLLSPITVKGPILGPKVGIETGKVVAQGGVAVALASVINPLAILLPFIDPGLAKDANCAALIADAGREGVPLKTTPAKVARR
- a CDS encoding VOC family protein codes for the protein MFDHLSVGVRDLAAARRFYDAFFAPLGCANTFAAEAELAYGPGGLRQFYLYPVTGGQVAGLGTHIALSANSRSAVDAAYAAALAQGATVVRVAGLHPDIAADYYGAVLLDPDGNKLEIVADTMH
- a CDS encoding DNA topoisomerase IB, whose product is MARDAAELTLPTPVGLTYVNDDDTGITRIAAKDGFNYRDTEGGAVTDPATLARIKELVIPPAWTDVWICPSAQGHIQATGRDQKGRKQYRYHPGWRQDREGIKYDRVIAFGRALPRLRKRVEVDLAHRGLPREKVLAAVVAVMEITLIRVGNEEYARANKSFGLTTLRDRHAKVTSTGAVFQFRGKSGKVHQTGFRDRRLARIVKACQDIPGQRLFQYIGEDGQRRAVESADVNAYIREVLGDDFSAKDFRTWAGTLSAARGLVMHPPAASAAEAKRNVANCVKAVAGLLGNTAAVCKGSYIHPLVLESYERGVLPLKGTTSSRAFELSVLKFLEAARDSAS
- a CDS encoding sugar transferase, whose amino-acid sequence is MLKRGLDILGATAGLILLSPVLLVLAIAVRLETPGPALHWSRRVGRHNALFPMPKFRSMRTGAPDVATHLLPDPASWITPLGGFMRRTSLDELPQLWSVLVGDMSLVGPRPALFNQDDLMALRNAAGVQVLRPGLTGWAQIHGRDELPVPDKARLDAEYLARRSTLLDLWIILRTAKTAFSGRGVRH
- a CDS encoding cupin domain-containing protein, translating into MSQVARPLKVLLDQKLSQFDDTWAPKIIARYNTNEVRLVKAEGEWVWHRHDETDELFLILEGEFDMDFRDGTVVVRPGELLIVPRGVEHRPAARRGQVRLLLIDPAGTPNTGDTRTATLAVDL